Proteins encoded together in one Lysinibacillus sp. FSL K6-0232 window:
- a CDS encoding acetyl-CoA C-acetyltransferase codes for MREAVIVAGARTPIGKAKKGSLATVRPDDFGAVVVKETLKRAGYEGPVDDLILGCAMPEAEQGMNVARSIGALAGLPDTTPALTINRFCSSGLQAIAYAAERIMLGHSKAILAGGVESMSMVPMVGNTPRLNPTLAETAPQYYMGMGHTAEEVARQYNVSREDQDAFAVRSHELAEKAIKEGKFNDEIVPIDVEQYYVDENNKPQVKKFTFSMDEGVRPGTSVEGLAKLRPAFHVKGSVTAGNASQTSDGAAAVLVMDREEAEKQGLTPMAKFLGFAVGGVPPEVMGIGPIVAVPKALEIAGLSIEDIDLWEINEAFASQSLQVVRHLGIDQEKVNVNGGAIALGHPLGATGAILTLKLIHELKRQGKKYGVVTMCIGGGMGAAGVFEIL; via the coding sequence ATGCGTGAAGCCGTTATTGTAGCAGGAGCACGAACTCCAATTGGAAAAGCAAAAAAAGGTTCTTTAGCAACAGTAAGACCAGATGATTTTGGTGCTGTCGTAGTCAAAGAAACATTGAAAAGAGCGGGCTATGAAGGACCGGTTGATGATTTAATTTTAGGCTGTGCGATGCCAGAAGCAGAGCAAGGGATGAATGTAGCACGCAGTATTGGTGCACTTGCAGGATTACCAGATACAACGCCTGCTTTAACGATTAATAGATTTTGCTCATCAGGCTTACAGGCCATTGCCTATGCAGCAGAGCGAATTATGCTAGGTCATTCAAAGGCAATTCTTGCTGGCGGCGTAGAGTCGATGAGCATGGTCCCGATGGTGGGAAATACACCACGTTTAAATCCAACGTTAGCGGAAACAGCTCCACAATACTATATGGGCATGGGGCATACAGCGGAGGAAGTAGCTCGTCAGTATAATGTTAGTCGTGAAGACCAAGATGCTTTTGCTGTTCGCTCACACGAGCTTGCTGAAAAGGCAATTAAAGAAGGTAAATTCAATGATGAAATTGTGCCAATCGACGTGGAACAGTATTACGTAGATGAGAATAATAAACCGCAAGTGAAAAAATTTACATTTAGTATGGATGAGGGTGTGCGTCCAGGAACATCTGTAGAGGGCTTAGCAAAGCTACGTCCAGCCTTCCATGTGAAAGGCTCTGTAACAGCTGGTAATGCCTCTCAAACATCTGATGGAGCAGCAGCTGTACTAGTAATGGATCGTGAAGAAGCGGAAAAACAAGGTTTGACACCAATGGCAAAATTCCTAGGATTTGCAGTAGGTGGTGTGCCGCCTGAGGTAATGGGTATCGGTCCAATTGTGGCAGTACCGAAGGCATTAGAAATTGCAGGACTATCAATAGAAGATATTGATTTATGGGAAATTAATGAAGCATTTGCCTCACAATCATTACAGGTGGTACGCCATTTAGGCATCGACCAAGAGAAGGTTAATGTGAATGGTGGAGCGATTGCATTAGGTCATCCGCTAGGCGCAACGGGGGCGATTTTAACATTAAAGCTGATCCATGAATTGAAGCGTCAAGGGAAGAAATATGGCGTTGTAACAATGTGTATCGGTGGCGGTATGGGCGCTGCTGGCGTATTTGAAATTTTATAA